The Thiorhodovibrio frisius genome segment GCTGCCGGAGCAGATCGGGGCGCGGTTTCTGCAAGTCCTTGAAACCGAGGGGATCGAATTCGAACAACCGGCGCTGGCGCTGCTGGCGCGCGCGGCTGAGGGCAGCATGCGCGACGGCCTGAGCCTGCTCGATCAAGGCATTGCCTTTGGTGGCGGGCAATTGCGGCTGGCCGATGTGCGTTCCATGCTCGGGGCGCTTGATCAGGATCTGACCCTGGCGCTACTCGAGGCGCTTTGTGATTGCGATGCCCCCCGACTGCTTGCGGAAATCGGCCGGGTTTCCGAGTTGACACCGGATTTTGCCGGCGTGCTCAAGGCCGTGATCGGATTGCTTCATCGTCTGGCGCTGGCGCAGCAGGTGCCGGCCACCCTTGACAGCGCCGACCCCGACTATGAGCGCCTTCACGCCCTGGCTGAGCGTGTCGCGCCGGAAGATCTGCAGCTTTACTATCAAGTGGCGGTCATGGGCCAACAGGACTTGCCGTTGGCACCTGATGCCCGCACCGGGCTTGAAATGGTGTTTCTGCGCGCGCTTGCCTTCCGTCCGGATAGCACGTCAGCACCGCGCGCCGGCACCCGTGGGGGAGGAGCCGGACCCGCGCCTGGACCCTCCGGCGCTCAATCCGGCACCCAAACTGGAATCCAGTCCGGAAATCACGCCAGCCAGGGAAGCAAGGCCGCAGAAGCGCTCCCTCGGGCGAGCAAGGTGGCTGAACCCTCTTATCCCGAGTCAGCGACAACGCAACCAACCGCGCCAGCGCAACCGACCGAGTCCAGGCGCCCGGTGGCGCGGGCGAGTGCTCGCGAACCTGAGGTAGTGCAGCCGGCGATAACACCAGGCGTGGTGCCGCCTCTGAATGGCGACCGGGACTGGCATGCGCTGGTCGAGCATCTGCCGGTGAACGGGCTCGGTCGTCAGTTGGCCTCGCACTGCGCCTTCAACTCCTGGGCCGGCGGTGAACTGCACCTGCATCTTGAGCCCGACTGCGAGCACCTGATCAAGGCTGACGCAGCGGAGCAGCGGCTCGCGCAAACCCTGCAAGAGGTGCTTGGCCAGCCGGTGCGGCTGCGGATCGAGGCGCGACGCTCGGCGAACGACACCCCGGCACGGGCGCGGGCGCGCGAAGAACAACGGCTTCAGCGCGAGGCCGAAGTGCTGGTGCGCGAGGATCCCATTGCCTTGGGACTGGTGTCGCGACTCAATGCAGAATGGGTACCGGGGAGTTTTCGCGCTACCGGCGCCTGATCGGCCCCCAATCGGAATAGCCAAGGGGCAGCGGATACCGGCAGGGATCAAGAATTCCATCGAAAAACGACAGAGGATCATGCATGAAAGGCGGAATCGGGAATATGCTCAAGCAGGCGCAGAAAATGCAGCAGGAGCTGCAAGAATCGCAGGAGCGCTTGGCACTGGAGGAGGTGACGGGTGAGTCGGGCGGAGGCATGGTGAAAATCACCATGACCGGCAAGTATGAGGTGCGCAAGGTGGAACTCGACCCATCGTTGCTCAGCGACGACAAGGAGATGCTTGAGGATCTGATTGCCGCCGCCACCAACGATGCCGTGCACCGTGTCGCTGAAAAACAAAAGGAAAGCATGGCAAACCTGACCGCAGGCCTGCCGCTGCCGCCGGGAATGAAGCTGCCGTTCTAGCCATGAGTTCCGGGGCAGGGCGGGGATTGCCAAGGCCCGTTGCAAGACCTGATGCCACCACCGGATGTTGTGCTGCCTGAGTGTGTGACCAGTGCCGTGTCAGAATCCAGTCTGCTGCCCGAATTGATCGACGCCCTGCGCTGCCTGCCCGGAGTCGGGCCTAAGTCAGCCCAGCGCATGGCGTTTTATTTGCTTGAGCGGGATCGCGACGCCGGTCGGCATTTGGCCAGCATGATGGCAGCCGCCATGGATCGGATCGGGCGTTGCCAGTCCTGCCGCACTCTGACCGAAGCGCAGCTGTGTGGTATTTGTGCGAATCCAAAGCGCGATCAAAGCCTGGTCTGCGTGGTAGAAGGTCCGTCGGACGTTGCGGCAATCGAGCAGGCAACGGAGTTTAGCGGCGGCTATTTTGTGCTTGGCGGACGTCTGTCGCCGCTCGACGGCATCGGCCCGGAAGAACTTGAGCTTGGGCTCTTGCAGCAAAGGCTTGCCGCAGGCGGCGTGCGCGAGCTTATTTTGGCGATCAGCCCCACCATTGAGGGGAGTGCCACTTCGCACTATATCGCCGAGATGGCCGCCGCTGTGAAGGTGCCTGTCACGCGCATCGCCCACGGCGTGCCTCTGGGCGGGGAGCTTGAGTATGTCGATGGTGGCACCCTGGCCCATGCCTTCTGCGGTCGCCAGCCGGTTTGAGTTTTCCTTCCGTGCATCGCTCCGAGATGGCAGAATGCGAAACAGCATTATCAGGAGGCCGAGAAGTTATGTCAGAGACTGTGTTCGGTAAAATCGCGCGCGGGGAGATGGACGCCGACATCCTTTATCAGGATGACGAGGTTGTCGCCTTTCGCGATCTGAATCCTCAGGCTCCGGTGCATATTCTGATTATCCCGCGCAAGCCTATTGCCACACTGAACGACGTCTCCGCCGAGGATGCCGCTCTGATCGGGCGTTTGTTTCAGGTCGCATCCATGTTGGCCGCGCGCGAAGGCGT includes the following:
- the dnaX gene encoding DNA polymerase III subunit gamma/tau, producing the protein MLSSDSDPAKHATTGYQVLARKWRPQTFADLVGQEHVVQALTNALDRGQLHHAYLFTGTRGVGKTTLARILAKSLNCDQGVSASPCGTCSSCREIHEGRFIDLQEIDAASRTKVEQTRELLENVPFAPVRGRYKVYLIDEVHMFSGHSFNALLKTLEEPPPHVKFVLATTDPQKLPATVLSRCLQFNLKHLLPEQIGARFLQVLETEGIEFEQPALALLARAAEGSMRDGLSLLDQGIAFGGGQLRLADVRSMLGALDQDLTLALLEALCDCDAPRLLAEIGRVSELTPDFAGVLKAVIGLLHRLALAQQVPATLDSADPDYERLHALAERVAPEDLQLYYQVAVMGQQDLPLAPDARTGLEMVFLRALAFRPDSTSAPRAGTRGGGAGPAPGPSGAQSGTQTGIQSGNHASQGSKAAEALPRASKVAEPSYPESATTQPTAPAQPTESRRPVARASAREPEVVQPAITPGVVPPLNGDRDWHALVEHLPVNGLGRQLASHCAFNSWAGGELHLHLEPDCEHLIKADAAEQRLAQTLQEVLGQPVRLRIEARRSANDTPARARAREEQRLQREAEVLVREDPIALGLVSRLNAEWVPGSFRATGA
- a CDS encoding YbaB/EbfC family nucleoid-associated protein yields the protein MKGGIGNMLKQAQKMQQELQESQERLALEEVTGESGGGMVKITMTGKYEVRKVELDPSLLSDDKEMLEDLIAAATNDAVHRVAEKQKESMANLTAGLPLPPGMKLPF
- the recR gene encoding recombination mediator RecR — protein: MPPPDVVLPECVTSAVSESSLLPELIDALRCLPGVGPKSAQRMAFYLLERDRDAGRHLASMMAAAMDRIGRCQSCRTLTEAQLCGICANPKRDQSLVCVVEGPSDVAAIEQATEFSGGYFVLGGRLSPLDGIGPEELELGLLQQRLAAGGVRELILAISPTIEGSATSHYIAEMAAAVKVPVTRIAHGVPLGGELEYVDGGTLAHAFCGRQPV
- a CDS encoding histidine triad nucleotide-binding protein, translating into MSETVFGKIARGEMDADILYQDDEVVAFRDLNPQAPVHILIIPRKPIATLNDVSAEDAALIGRLFQVASMLAAREGVAEQGYRTVINCNAQGGQTVYHLHVHLLGGRALQWPPG